One Medicago truncatula chloroplast, complete genome DNA segment encodes these proteins:
- the rps11 gene encoding ribosomal protein S11, with the protein MAKSIPKIGSRKNGRIGSRKHPRKIPKGVIYVQASFNNTIVTVTDVRGRVISWSSAGSCGFKGTRRGTPFAAQTAAANAIRTVVDQGMQRAVVIIKGPGLGRDAALRAIARSGILLRFIRDVTPIPHNGCRAPKKRRV; encoded by the coding sequence ATGGCAAAATCTATACCAAAAATTGGTTCACGTAAAAATGGACGTATTGGTTCGCGTAAACATCCTCGTAAAATACCAAAGGGAGTTATTTATGTTCAAGCTAGTTTCAACAATACCATTGTGACTGTTACAGATGTACGAGGTCGGGTGATTTCTTGGTCCTCTGCCGGTTCGTGTGGATTCAAGGGTACACGAAGGGGGACACCATTTGCCGCTCAAACCGCAGCAGCAAATGCTATTCGAACAGTAGTAGATCAAGGCATGCAACGAGCCGTAGTCATAATAAAAGGTCCCGGTCTAGGAAGAGATGCGGCATTAAGAGCTATTGCTAGAAGTGGTATACTATTAAGATTTATACGGGATGTAACCCCTATCCCACATAATGGATGTAGGGCTCCTAAAAAAAGACGTGTGTAA
- the rpoA gene encoding RNA polymerase alpha subunit produces the protein MIREKVKVSARTLQWKCVESRVDSKRLYYGRFILSPLRKGQADTIGIAMRRILLGEIEGTCITRAKSEKIPHEYSTIVGIQESIHEILMNLKEIVLKSNLYGTRDASICFKGPGYVTAQDIILPPSVEIVDNTQHIANLTEPINLCIELQIERKRGYRIKTLNNIQDGSYTIDAVFMPVRNANHSIHSYVNGNEKQEILFLEIWTNGSLTPKEALYEASRNLIDLFIPFLHAEEENLNFENNQHKVTLPLFTFHDRLLKDKLRKNKKEIALKSIFIDQLELSPRIYNCLKKSNIHTLLELLNKSQEDLMKIEHFRVEDVKNILNILQIEKHFA, from the coding sequence ATGATTCGAGAAAAAGTTAAAGTATCTGCTCGGACACTACAATGGAAGTGTGTTGAATCAAGGGTAGACAGTAAGCGTCTTTATTATGGACGCTTTATTCTGTCTCCACTTAGGAAAGGTCAAGCAGATACAATAGGCATTGCAATGCGAAGAATTTTGCTCGGAGAAATAGAGGGAACATGTATCACACGTGCAAAATCTGAGAAAATACCACATGAATATTCTACCATAGTAGGTATTCAAGAATCAATACATGAAATTTTAATGAATTTGAAAGAAATTGTATTGAAAAGTAATCTGTATGGAACTCGGGACGCATCTATTTGTTTCAAAGGTCCTGGATATGTAACTGCTCAAGACATCATTTTACCACCTTCGGTGGAAATCGTTGATAATACACAACATATAGCTAACCTAACAGAACCTATTAATTTGTGTATTGAATTACAAATTGAGAGGAAGCGTGGATATCGTATAAAAACACTAAACAACATTCAAGATGGAAGTTATACTATAGATGCAGTATTTATGCCTGTTAGAAATGCAAATCATAGTATTCATTCTTATGTGAATGGTAATGAGAAACAAGAGATACTCTTTCTCGAAATATGGACAAATGGAAGTTTAACTCCTAAAGAAGCACTTTATGAAGCCTCCCGGAATTTGATTGATTTATTTATTCCTTTTTTACATGCAGAAGAAGAAAACTTAAATTTTGAAAACAATCAACACAAAGTTACTTTACCCCTTTTTACTTTTCATGATAGATTGCTTAAGGATAAACTAAGGAAAAATAAAAAAGAAATTGCATTGAAATCCATTTTTATTGACCAATTAGAATTGTCTCCCAGGATCTATAATTGTCTTAAAAAGTCCAATATACATACATTATTGGAACTTTTGAATAAGAGTCAAGAAGACCTTATGAAAATTGAACATTTTCGCGTAGAAGATGTAAAAAATATATTAAACATTTTACAAATCGAAAAGCATTTTGCATAA
- the petD gene encoding cytochrome b6/f complex subunit IV — MGVITKKPDLNDPVLRAKLAKGMGHNYYGEPAWPNDLLYIFPVVILGTIACNVGLAVLEPSMIGEPADPFATPLEILPEWYFFPVFQILRTVPNKLLGVLLMVSVPVGLLTVPFLENVNKFQNPFRRPVATTVFLIGTVVALWLGIGATLPIEKSLTLGLF, encoded by the coding sequence AATAACAAAAAAACCTGACTTGAATGATCCTGTATTAAGAGCGAAATTGGCTAAAGGGATGGGTCATAATTATTATGGAGAACCCGCGTGGCCTAACGATCTTTTATATATTTTTCCTGTAGTAATTCTAGGTACGATTGCCTGTAACGTAGGCTTAGCGGTTCTCGAACCATCAATGATTGGGGAACCCGCAGATCCGTTTGCAACTCCTTTGGAAATATTGCCCGAATGGTATTTTTTTCCCGTATTTCAAATACTTCGTACAGTACCCAATAAATTATTGGGCGTTCTTTTAATGGTTTCAGTACCCGTGGGATTATTAACAGTACCTTTTTTGGAGAATGTTAATAAGTTCCAAAACCCATTTCGCCGTCCAGTAGCAACAACCGTCTTTTTGATTGGTACCGTCGTGGCTCTTTGGTTGGGTATTGGAGCAACATTACCTATTGAAAAATCCCTAACTTTAGGTCTTTTTTAA